TGACGGTCGGCCGTGCGGTGTCGCGGTCCAACCTGTTCAAGGCGGCCATCTTCGGCAACGACCCCAACTGGGGCCGGGTGCTCGCCGCGGTCGGCACCACCGACGCCGCTTTCGACCCGTACGGGATCGATGTCGCGATCAACGGCGTGCAGGTGTGCACGGCGGGGGAGCCGGACCGGCCGCGCGACCTCGTCGACCTGACGCCGCGCGCCGTGCACGTGCTCATCGACCTCCACGCGGGCGACGAGACGGCGGCCATCCTCACCAACGACCTGACCCACGACTACGTCCACGAGAACAGTGCCTACTCGAGCTGAGATGACGACAGAGACCGACGACAACGACACCGCGCTGGCCGCCGAGCGCGCCGCCGCGGCGGACAAGGCCGCGACCCTCATCGAGTCGCTGCCGTGGCTGAAGACCTTCCACGACCGCATCATCGTGGTGAAGTTCGGCGGCAACGCGATGGTGAACGAGGACCTCCAGCGCACCTTCGCCGAGGACATCGTCTACCTGCGCTACGCGGGCCTCCGCCCGGTGGTCGTCCATGGCGGCGGACCGCAGATCTCGGCGATGCTCGACCGGCTCGGCATCGAGAGCGAGTTCCGCGGCGGCTACCGCGTGACGACTCCCGAGGCGATGGACGTCGTGCGCATGGTGCTGACCGGTCAGATCAACCGCGACATCGTGAGCAACATCAACAAGCACGGCCCGCTCGCCGCCGGACTTTCCGGGGAGGACGCCGGGCTCTTCCAGGGCCGCAAGCGCGGAGCCGTGGTCGAGGGCGACAAGGTGGACCTCGGCCTGGTCGGCGACGTCATCGGCGTGAACCCGGAGGGCGTGCTCGCC
This genomic stretch from Leifsonia sp. EB41 harbors:
- the argB gene encoding acetylglutamate kinase, which encodes MTTETDDNDTALAAERAAAADKAATLIESLPWLKTFHDRIIVVKFGGNAMVNEDLQRTFAEDIVYLRYAGLRPVVVHGGGPQISAMLDRLGIESEFRGGYRVTTPEAMDVVRMVLTGQINRDIVSNINKHGPLAAGLSGEDAGLFQGRKRGAVVEGDKVDLGLVGDVIGVNPEGVLAQLDAGRIPVVSSIAPDIDDPGQALNVNADAAAAALAVALGAAKLVILTDVAGLYSDWPNRDSLLSKIAAPELRELLPALESGMIPKMSACLDAVDGGVPKAAIIDGRVAHSILLEVFTQSGIGTEVVPA